A window from Citrus sinensis cultivar Valencia sweet orange chromosome 3, DVS_A1.0, whole genome shotgun sequence encodes these proteins:
- the LOC102631370 gene encoding probable leucine-rich repeat receptor-like protein kinase At5g63930, with protein sequence MNMGRISYSYRLFSASILAIICLLVHQTKGLVNIEGQILLLIKSKLVDNSNYLGNWNPNDSTPCGWIGVNCTTNDFGAVVFSLNLTKMNLSGYLSPNIGGLVHLTALDLSFNQLSRNIPKEIGNCSSLEVLNLNNNRLEAHIPKELGNLSSLTILNIYNNRISGPFPKEIGKLSALSQLVAYSNNISGSLPPTLGNLKRLKSFRAGQNLISGSLPSEIGGCESLQYLGLAQNQLSGEIPKEIGMLKYLTDVILWGNQLSGVIPKELGNCTSLETLALYDNKQVGQLPKELGSIGSLKYLYIYRNELNGTIPREIGKLSSALEIDFSENSLIGEIPVELSKILGLELLYLFENKLTGVIPVELTTLKNLTKLDLSINSLTGTIPLGFQYLTNLIMLQLFDNSLVGGIPQRLGAYSQLWVVDLSDNHLTGKIPRHICRNTSLIFLNLETNKLTGSIPTGVTRCKSLVQLRLGGNSFTGSFPSDLCKLANLSTVELDQNQFSGPIPTEIGNCNALQRLHLSDNYFTGELPREVGNLSNLVTFNVSSNFLTGRIPLEIFSCKMLQRLDLSWNKFVGALPREIGSLFQLELLKLSENELSGSIPVQIGNLSRLTELQMGGNSFSGGIPAELGSLSSLQIALNLSYNNLSGLIPPELGNLILLEYLLLNNNHLSGEIPGSFVNLSSLLGCNFSYNNLTGPIPSSQTFQNMSVNSFSGSKGLCGGPLQNCTQPPSSLPFPSGTNSKTARLGKLVAIIAAAIGGVSLVLITVIIYFLRQPVEVVAPLQDKQLSSTVSDIYFPPKEGFTFKDLVVATDNFDERFVIGRGACGTVYRAVLRTGHTVAVKKLASNREGNNNVDNSFRAEILTLGKIRHRNIVKLYGFCYHQGSNLLMYEYMARGSLGEFLHGASSTLDWQTRFMIALGAAEGLSYLHHDCKPRIFHRDIKSNNILLDDKFEAHVGDFGLAKVIDMPQSKSMSAIAGSYGYIAPEYAYTMKVTEKCDIYSYGVVLLELLTGRAPVQPLDQGGDLVTWVRNFIRNNSLVSGMLDARLNLQDEKTVSHMITVLKIAMLCTNISPFDRPTMREVVLMLSESNRRQGHFEFSPMDHDSDQKLENEFQSTG encoded by the exons atgaatatggGGAGAATATCCTATTCATATAGACTGTTTAGTGCTTCAATTCTTGCGATCATTTGCCTTTTGGTTCATCAAACCAAAGGGCTTGTTAACATTGAGGGTCAGATTCTTCTACTGATAAAGAGTAAGCTTGTTGATAATTCCAATTATTTGGGTAATTGGAACCCAAATGATTCCACTCCCTGTGGATGGATAGGTGTTAATTGCACTACCAAtgattttggcgccgttgttttttctcttaatttgaCTAAGATGAATCTTTCCGGTTACTTGTCTCCAAACATTGGTGGATTAGTTCATTTGACTGCTCTTGAtctttcttttaatcaatTGTCAAGAAACATACCTAAAGAGATTGGAAATTGTTCGAGTTTGGAGGTTCTTAATTTGAACAACAACAGACTTGAAGCTCATATTCCCAAAGAATTGGGCAACCTTTCTTCTTTGACCATCTTGAATATCTATAACAATCGGATCTCGGGCCCTTTCCCGAAGGAGATTGGAAAACTTTCTGCCTTGTCACAATTGGTCGCGTATAGCAACAACATTAGTGGATCATTGCCGCCTACTCTTGGGAACTTGAAAAGATTGAAGAGTTTCCGAGCAGGACAGAATTTGATATCAGGAAGCTTGCCTTCAGAGATTGGAGGATGTGAGAGCTTGCAATATCTTGGTCTGGCACAAAATCAACTCAGCGGCGAAATCCCAAAAGAGATTGGAATGCTCAAGTATTTGACAGATGTGATCCTTTGGGGCAATCAACTCTCTGGGGTTATTCCTAAAGAGCTTGGCAATTGTACCAGTTTGGAGACACTTGCACTTTATGATAACAAGCAAGTGGGACAACTACCTAAGGAGCTTGGAAGCATTGGCTCTTTGAAGTATTTGTACATTTACAGAAATGAGCTGAATGGAACAATTCCGAGAGAGATTGGGAAACTTTCTTCAGCATTAGAGATTGATTTCTCGGAGAACTCATTGATCGGAGAGATACCAGTTGAGTTAAGTAAGATACTTGGTTTGGAATTGCTTTACCTTTTTGAAAACAAGCTTACAGGTGTTATTCCAGTTGAGCTCACCACTTTGAAGAACTTGACGAAGCTAGATCTTTCAATCAATTCTCTCACTGGTACTATTCCACTGGGGTTCCAGTATTTGACCAATCTGATCATGTTGCAGCTATTTGACAACTCCTTGGTTGGTGGCATTCCTCAAAGACTTGGTGCATATAGCCAACTTTGGGTGGTTGATTTATCAGATAACCACTTAACAGGAAAGATTCCACGCCATATCTGCAGAAATACTAGCCTGATTTTCTTGAACCTGGAGACTAACAAGCTCACTGGAAGTATCCCAACTGGAGTAACACGTTGCAAATCACTGGTGCAGCTTCGCCTGGGCGGAAACAGCTTTACTGGGAGTTTTCCATCTGATTTATGTAAATTGGCAAACCTCTCTACAGTTGAATTGGACCAGAATCAGTTTAGTGGTCCAATTCCTACTGAAATTGGTAACTGCAATGCTTTGCAAAGGCTACATCTTTCAGATAACTACTTTACAGGTGAATTGCCAAGAGAGGTTGGCAACCTTTCCAATCTTGTGACCTTTAATGTCTCATCAAATTTTCTCACCGGAAGGATACCGCTGGAAATTTTTAGTTGCAAGATGCTTCAACGACTTGACCTCAGCTGGAACAAATTTGTTGGTGCTTTACCGAGAGAGATAGGCAGCCTTTTCCAATTGGAGCTTCTCAAGCTTTCAGAGAATGAACTTTCTGGAAGCATACCGGTACAGATAGGAAATCTCTCCCGTTTGACTGAGCTACAAATGGGTGGCAACTCATTTTCTGGCGGGATACCAGCTGAGTTGGGTTCTCTTTCAAGCTTGCAGATTGCACTGAATCTCAGTTATAACAATCTCTCTGGGTTAATCCCTCCAGAGCTTGGGAATCTTATTTTACTAGAATACCTCCTGCTCAACAACAATCATTTGTCTGGTGAAATTCCGGGGTCCTTTGTGAATCTGTCAAGCTTACTTGGCTGCAACTTTTCTTACAATAACTTAACAGGGCCTATACCTTCCTCACAGACCTTCCAAAACATGTCTGTTAACAGCTTCTCTGGAAGCAAAGGCCTTTGCGGTGGACCTCTTCAAAATTGTACTCAACCACCATCTTCGCTTCCTTTTCCTTCAGGCACCAACAGTAAAACTGCCCGCTTAGGTAAACTTGTTGCTATTATTGCGGCAGCTATTGGTGGGGTCTCTCTTGTGTTGATAACAGTTATCATATATTTCTTGAGACAGCCTGTTGAGGTAGTTGCTCCCTTGCAAGACAAGCAATTATCTTCAACTGTTTCAGATATTTACTTCCCCCCAAAGGAAGGATTCACCTTTAAAGACTTGGTTGTTGCCACTGACAATTTCGATGAGAGGTTTGTGATTGGAAGAGGAGCTTGTGGAACAGTTTATAGAGCAGTCTTGAGAACTGGTCATACTGTAGCCGTTAAGAAGCTAGCATCCAACAGAGAGGGCAATAACAATGTTGACAATAGCTTCCGAGCTGAAATCCTTACATTGGGAAAAATCAGGCATCGGAATATTGTGAAGCTATATGGTTTCTGCTACCACCAAGGTTCCAATCTGCTTATGTACGAGTACATGGCAAGAGGAAGTTTGGGGGAGTTCCTTCATGGGGCATCCAGTACTCTTGATTGGCAAACCAGATTCATGATTGCCTTGGGGGCTGCTGAGGGACTTTCTTATTTGCATCATGATTGCAAGCCTAGGATTTTTCACCGTGATATAAAGTCCAATAACATACTTCTTGATGACAAGTTTGAAGCTCATGTTGGCGATTTTGGATTGGCAAAGGTGATTGACATGCCACAGTCTAAGTCAATGTCTGCTATTGCTGGTTCTTATGGCTACATAGCTCCTG AGTATGCATACACGATGAAAGTTACAGAGAAATGTGACATTTATAGCTACGGAGTTGTGCTGCTGGAGTTGCTGACGGGAAGAGCACCCGTACAGCCACTAGACCAAGGCGGTGATCTTGTAACATGGGTGAGGAATTTCATTCGGAATAATTCATTAGTATCCGGAATGCTTGATGCTAGATTGAATCTACAAGATGAGAAAACCGTTTCTCACATGATTACAGTCTTAAAGATTGCTATGCTTTGCACAAATATCTCACCATTTGATCGTCCAACGATGAGGGAAGTTGTTTTGATGCTCAGCGAGTCAAATAGGCGCCAGGGACACTTTGAATTCTCCCCTATGGATCATGACTCTGATCAGAAACTTGAGAATGAATTCCAAAGCACaggttaa